ACTGTCGTAACCACGATATTCGAGTCTTTTTAGCCCTTTAACTACAATTGGATAAGCTTGTTTAGTCCCAACGTAACCAACAATTCCGCACATATTTTAAATTTTTAGAAATTTTTCAAATAATTATGTGCAAATGTAAGGTAAATCAATCGTTTGCGTAAGAAATTATAAGCCCATATTTTGATATAAGAATTTCTTAATAAATACTTAAAAAGATATTTTTTTTGCGGATATATAACTTATTTTATTAATGCCTATAATTTATAATACTGTTAAGTAAAACGAAGGGTATTACAAACAAATATAGGAGAGGAGAGAAGCGGTACAAAAAGAACTAAGTGCAAGTAGATAAATACAATCGAAAAAACCAAATTTAATTTTATAATGAACCATTGAAAGGAAATTTAATTGCACAAAAGTCAAACCGCTAAAATGTTTGTAAAGAAGCAGGATTAAAGCATACAACAAAATAATACAAAATACCAAAAGGAAGGGGTGTTACGCCTCACGCATTAAGGCATTCATTTGCAGTTCATTCACTTGCAATGATGGCAGAACGAGGCACTGATATTTATTGTTCATTACCAATTCTTGCAACCTATCTTGGACACAAAAATATTGAGTCAACAAATCACTATGTCAGATTGGTATCTACTATGTATCCTGGGTTATTAAGAGACGTAGACAAAATATGCATTAATGTTTTTCCAAAAATTACAAATTATGAAAGCAACTGAATTTTCAAAATATCTGTCAGAATTTCTGATTAGTTACTTGCGCCACGAACGTGGATCCAGTAAGAATACAATATGCGCATACAGGGACACTTTTGTTCTTTTCATCTCTTATATTGAGTCGAAAGGGGTAAAAGTGTTGAAGTTGACCTTACAAATACACACCTATTTTTAGGCCATTACTTTACATAATATTCAGCTATGCATAACCGATTGCAATCGCGGCCTAATGGCGTTTTCAATGAGGTTATCCAAACTTTTCATTTAATGGCTTCCTAACCATCTTTTTATGCGCAAAAGCGGGAATTAAAAACGAAACGGAAAAAGATTCGGCCGTTTATTTGAATAGTTGGATTAAAGGTTTCAATGAAGGTTACAATTTCATTTTTAAAGCTGCTTCTTTTGCCCAAAAAGCCTCAAATTTTGTATTAGGCCAGCAATTAATGGAACAAGAGTAAAAGTGGAGGTAGATTGATAAAAACAGTTTAGTAGATTATGACCGTATTTTTGTTGGTAAAAAGAAATTTATTGGTACATTTGTATTTAAAATGATTTATTATGAATACAAATGAAGCCAAAAAAGCCACCTCAATCCGGTTAAAAGCCGGATTATACGAACGTATAGAAAGGATGGCTAAAAAAGAACACCGGAGCATCACTAATCTGATTGAACTTTCTTTAGAAAAAGTTTTTAATTACAATGTTCCGAACCGGGAAACAATTGAAGCAATCGAAGAATTGGATAGAGGAGAAGGCTTGCATTTTAAAAGCGTTGAAGAACTATTTGAAAGCATTTAGATGTACCGGATTATAACGTCAAATAAGTTTGTAAAGGACTTAAAGCTTTTGAAAAAGCGGAGCAATTCCGATTTTAGTACTTTAAGTGCGTTTGCCGTAAGACTGGGGGATTCGGGCGTAAACGGAGTTGAAAAACGGCATCGGCCACATCTGGCGCGAGTTTGAAGAGGAATTAATTACCCAAATTTAGCCCCTATTTTATACACTACTGATTTTTTTTACCTAAAACGCTTATAATGCTGTATTTATTTGGCCGGCTAGAAAATAATGTGTTCCTTTGTAGTGTACACAATATACACTACAATGGCATTTATCAGAAAAATAAAAAAAGGGGGCGCTGTCTATCTTGCAAAAGTGGAATCCTACCGGGAGGACGGAAAAGTCAAACAGCGTGTACTGGAATATGTTGGCAAGGAAGAAAACGGCGTGCCGGTTCACAAAGTTGATATTAATAAACTTGAGGTTTCAAACGCGAAGCAATACGCCGATATAAGTATTCTATATCAATTGGCCAGGGAGCTAAAGTTTAATTATTTACTAGGCAAGCACCATAAGCCAATCATTGCCTTACTTATAGCTCATCTCCTTTGTAAGACCAGCGTATTGAAAATGGGCAAATGGATTGAGGACTCAACAATTAAAGAGGTTCTTGGCCTAGAAGAACTAACAACCGAAAAGTTATACAGATCCCTGGACCACCTGGAAGATTGTGATTTTGAGATTGTTGAACATAGTATATATGAGTATTGGCAGAAACTATGCCCGAAGGATAACGAATCTTTTGTTTTAGATGTAACAGACACCTACTACAATGGCAAGCACGATGATTCCGCTCCACGTAAAGGAAAGGAAGGCAAGGTTTCCAAACTTATACAAATTGGTTTAGGTGTTAGTTTTGAGAATGGGTTTCCTATATTCCATAAGGTATATAATGGCAGCATCTCTAATATCAAAGTCCTGGAGGATATGATGAGGATTATGGCACAAAGGGGCATTAAGACCATTATTATGGACCGGGGCTTTTACAGTGAAGCAAACGTAAAAGACTTGCACAAGCTAAATATTGAAATGATTGTAGGCGTCAAGCAGTCCATCGGTATAAAAAAGAACGTACTGGCCAATGTAGATAAGGCGGATATTTATTCCTCCAAGCATCAGGTTATCCTGAAAGGAACGATTGTTTACGTAAAAGAAGTTGAATTTTTATTTGGAAAATTGATCGTCATCTACAATCCGAAATATGAAGTATTAAAAAAAGATAAAATGCTGGCGGATGGAGCAACAGACGCCGAAGTAAAATACGTGGGATTCTCCTTGATTTTCCACAACACAAAACTGAAACCAGGAGCAGTAGTCCGGAAGTACTTTGAGAAAGACATAGTAGAAAAGAGCTTTCAAACAATGAAGGGAGATGTACAATTGCATCCAATAAGGCTATGGCTGCCCGGAAGGGTCAATGCACATGTAAAGCTCTGCTATCTATCCATGTGCCTGTTGTCATTAATTAAATATAGGTGTTCCAAGCTAGACCTGCAGCCCGGCGAAGTTCTGGCCCAACTCAAGCAAATCTATAAGGTGAACCTCAAGCACTCGCAAAACGGGAAAGAATTCACCAAGGTGGTCACGCTGACAAGCCTGCAGAAAAACATTTTGAAGACCCTAAAGTGTAGTGTATAAAATAGGCCTTAAATTTGGGAAATTATTGAATTAGTACGTGCCGGTACACACTCAGATTTGTTTGGGTAACATTTTTAATCGTAAAATATGGAGAAGGAATCCCTATACAAAGTAAGTGAAAATAAAAACAAAGTGTTTTACATTATAAGAGACCATCGGAAAGAGGTATTTTTTATAGATACTAATTCGATGATTAGAAATTTTGAACAGTTAATAGGATTATTATGAGGATGGTATATACACCCCTAATTCTTGATTTTTTTTAAAACATAAAATGTATCGTACGATAGAAAACAAAATGATTACTAAAAACGCAATACTTCACATTAGAAGGCCTCTTCGATTATTATAATAAGAAGTTGTTTAACTCTGAGCTACCGGATATTTTAATTAACCTTGCGAGAAAAAAGAATGCTGCCGGGTTCTTTGCTTATGGAAGGTGGATTGATGAAATAGGCAGTATTGTTCACGAGATAGCCATAAATCCAGATACGTTTAAGCATTCGATGGATATAGACTTTCATCAAACCCTAGTACACGAAATGTGTCATTTATGGCAATATTCTTTTGAAAAACCCTCTCGAAGAGGGTATCATAATAAAGAGTTTGCAGATAAAATGAAGGAAGTGGGCTTGATGCCAAGTTCAACAGGTCGCCCAGACGGAAATGAGGTTGGGCAAAATATGTCAGATTATCCAATTAAAGGAGGTCGTTTTGAGCTATCATTCAAAGAGATTACTAACAATACTATTTTTAGGATAAAGTTGCCGTATGAGCCTAACTCGGCGTATCAATCACAATATGTGCAAATGGGTAGTGAAAGTATAAATCAAGATGAAACAAATGAACCTAAAGAAAGGCAAAAGAATAAAATAGCATATTCTTGTAAGTGTGGTTTCACGGTGTGGGGCAAACCAAATTTGTATATCATAGTGCGTTTGCCGTAAGACTGGGGGGTTCGGGCGTAAACGGAGTTGAAAAACGGCACCGGCCACATAAGCTTTCCGGGAGGGGAATATTCAAATTGTTGGGAGTGCCATGTTAAAAGTGATTTACTCATTATCTGGCGCGAATTTGAGGAGGAATTAATTATTGAATTAGTGCGTGCCGGTACACACTCAGATTTGTTTGGGTAACATTTTTAATCGTAAAATATGGAGAAGGAATCCCTATACAAAATTGATATTAACGGTAGAAACGGATACTGGTGGAATTATGCTCCGGTGGAGACAAAAATTATCCAACCTGCAAAGATAAAATAAAGGTAAAATTTCTTTCCTATAATTTATATTATGTTAAATAACATATTGCACACATTTTATTCTTAAACAATTTCTATTAAATCATATTTCTAAACTCAACCCTGTTTTTGTCTACTTTTTACGGAGTAATTTGCACATTTAAATTTAAGTGTTTAAATATTGATATCTCGTGGTTTTGGATATTATTCAAGTCAATCTATTTTTTTTGCTGTCTATTTCAAAGGATTTTGAAGAAAGAAGAAATGCTAAAGACAGCCAATAACCACTCTTTCTTCTTTATTTAAAATGTAAGATGTAAATTTACAAGTAATAATAATTTTTAAATGATGAAAGAAATTAGTGAATTAGTACAAAAATATCGTGATTTGGATTTGCACCAAGTCAAGGATTATGATTTGTTCAATAACATCTCTATTGTTCATCATTCTAGCATTATTGAAGGCTCAACACTGACTCAAACAGATTCCGAATTGCTTATTACTGAAGGTATTACTCCAAAGGGCAAACCTTTGGAACACTCTTTGATGGTTAAGGATCATTATGAAGCACTTTTGTTTACTTTAGCCCTTGCAGGCAAAGGAGGAGAATTAAAAGTAACAGATGTACAAGAGATAAATGCAAAAGTGAATAAAAGTACGGGTAGTATTATTAATACGGCTTTGGGGTCGGTAGATGTTTCAAAAGGAGAGTTCAGAAAAAGTAATGTCAAAGCGGGAGACCATTATTTTGTTAATTATGACAAAGTTGTTCCATTAACCAATACATTAATTAAAGAGTTGTCGGAGCAAATGAGTAATGTTCAAAGTATTCCTGAAATCTTACAATTGTCATTTGATGCGCATTTTCAACTTGTTTCCATTCATCCAATTATTGATGGCAACGGAAGAACTTCAAGATTGTTAATGAACTATATTCAAGAACGATTTAAGCTGCCTCTGGCAATCGTTTTTTCCGAAGATAAAGCCGATTATATAAATGCTCTAAAAGATTCGAGAAAACTAGAAGATATTCAACCCTTTTATGAATTTATGTTTGAACAATACAGAAAGTATTTGGATAATGAAATCTCTAAGGCACAAGAAATTAAAAAGAAAGAATATCTATCAAAAAATAGAAATCGAGGTATTAGTTTTATTTTTTAAAAACAAAATAGAAAAATGGGTAGTTTTGAAAATTATTTCTTTTTTAAACCTACGATACTTGTAGGCTGTAATTCATAAAATGTTTGGCCTCCTATTTGCGATTGAAATGCTGAAATACGAATATTCCCACTAAACGATACGCTATCATTCAATGAAGGCAGTTGTGTAGGTAAATTGCAAATTATATAAAATGCATTACCATTTACGCCTGTGTCAACCTTAATACCAAATACAGCTTGTTGTGGTGAATAGGTAAAAACTCCTTTTTCATTATTGGCTACACGCATAATAGGTGAACTCATATTACAATTATAGGAGCCGTTACTTGTATTTTTTGAGCAGCTTACAATAAATAATAATGTTATTGAAATAAATATTAATGACCCAATAATGTATTTAAAGGATTTGTTCATATTTAAATATTCCCGATTTTAAGAAATTTATTTTAATATATTTTCTATTTCTTGCAAAGTGTCTTCTTCAAAATGGAGATCGTTTAAGCATTTCAAAGAATCTAATAATTGGATTGAACTGCTTGCTCCCACTAGCACAGAAGTTACTCTTGGGTCTTTTAATATCCAACTTAAGGCCATTTGTGCCAAAGATTGTCCGCGGCTTTCGGCAATATTATTCAGCTTCTTTAATTGTGTAACTCGCTCTTCAGTAATTGCTTCTTTTTTCAAGAAACCGTGTTCTTTTGCTGCGCGTGAATCTGCTGGTATACCATGTAAGTATTTATTCGTTAAAAGCCCTTGTGCCAAAGGCGAAAAGGGAATACAGCCTACACCTTCTTCTTCTAATAAGTCTAATAAACCATCTTCCACCCAACGTTCATACATCGAATATTTAGGTTGGTGAATAATACAGGGTGTACCTAATTCTCTTAAAATTTTAAAAGCTTCAGCGGCTTCTTTAGGTTTGTAGTTAGAAATTCCAACATATAATGCTTTTCCTTGTCTTACAATTAAGTCAAGTGCAGACATCGTTTCGTACAAAGGTGTTTCAGGATCTGGGCGATGATGATAAAAAATATCTACATACTCCAATCCCATTCTTTTTAAACTTTGATCAAGACTTGCAACTAAATATTTTTTGGAACCCCAATCTCCGTATGGTCCATCCCACATCGTATAGCCGGCTTTAGAAGAAATTATCATTTCATCACGATGTTGGGAAAAATCGTTGTGCAACAACTTGCCAAAATTCTCTTCGGCACTTCCTGGTGGAGGGCCGTAATTGTTTGCTAAATCAAAATGTGTAATACCATTATCAAAGGCTGTATGAAGGGTTGTTCTAAAATTTTCATACACATCTACCAAGCCGAAATTGTGCCAAAGGCCCAAAGAAACTGCCGGTAATTTCAGTCCCGATTTTCCGCAACGACGGTATTGCATGGTTGAATATCTATCCATAATTATTTTACGATTAAATAAATGCTTCTTTATTTTCGGTTGTGAAATTACAGTATTAATCTATTCCTCGTTTTAATGTTTATTTAAAACTTGCGCTTTAGATGAAACTTGGATCAAATATTACATCATTTTATTATTTACAACAAAATAAGATTTATTTAGCAAAGTGCGCAATTGTTTGAGCATATAAAACAAGTAAAATCTAATACAATGACGGATAAAAATTATATTATACCTAATCATATACCTAATCAAAAATGCAATGTTGGGTTTTGAATTGATTACAATATATGACTCGATTGAAATGATAAGTCTATCGCTTGATCTTGAAGATTTATTGAAAGAAGTTGAAGCGAATCCTTTCTAAAATAAGATGAAAATCATCTTATCAGAATTTTAAAATGAGGACATAAGAAGTGTTTTTATAGTGTATTGTAGAAATAGAAATATCAATTGCCTCTCCTATCAAATTTTTCACCTTTATTTGTGTAGAATAATTATATTCGAAGGATAAAATAAAAGTACTATGCGTAAATTATCTTTCGTTGTGTTTACTGCGATTCTTGCTCATGCTGCCATTGCTCAAAATTATGATGCTCACAAGGCTTTTGCCCCTATTTTTTATACATCAAATGGAAATGAATTCCGTAGCGCTGATGGTGCGCCGGGTGGAAGTTACTGGCAAAATCGTGTAAACTATCATGTAAACGTATCTTTTGACACTAGTGCAAATATTTTAAAAGGAACGGCCAATATAGACTATATCAATAATAGCCCAGATAAGCTTCAGTTTCTTTGGTTAGAACTTGATCAGAATGCTGATATGGAGGATGCTCGTGGATTGTCTGAAATGAACCCAGGTATAAAAGCTTCTTCAGAAAAAGGGTTTAAATTTTCTAGTATCTCTATCTTGAAAGATGGAAAATGGAAGCCTGTAGATTATATAATAGATGGTACAAGAATGCAGTTGCGATTGAAGGATGCAATAGATGGAAATGGGAAAGCATTAAAAATAAAAATAGAATATTCTTTTAAATTATTAAAATCTTCAGCGGGCGATCGGGCAGGCATTTTAGAAACAAAAAATGGGAAAATATATGAGTTGGCTTATTGGTTCCCTAGAATGTGCGTTTACGATGATTTATTGGGTTGGAATACTTTGCCTTTTATTGGTGGTGGCGAGTTTTATATGGAATATGGCGATATAGATTATACTGTTACCGCACCATCGGGTTTGATCGCTGTTGGATCTGGGGAATTGCTAAATGGCAAAGAAATATGGAATGATAAGATTTTAAAAAATTTAGCTAGAGCAAAGTCCTCAGAAAAAACGGTAGTTATTCGTTCTTTAGAAGATGTAAAAAACAGCTCCTCCCCTACAAGAAAAACAAGTGGAGATGTTACCTGGCATTTTACCATGAAAAATACGCGTGATGTGGCTTTTGCACTTTCTAAAGCATTTATGTGGGATGGTGCTAAAATGGATTTACTACATGGGAAAACTGCTTTTGCACAATCTGTTTACCCTCAAGAAAGTGTGGAAGGGAAAAGCGAATGGAATAGAGCAACTGAATATTTAAAAGCTTCTGTTGAGGATTTTTCTAGAAGATGGTTCGAATATCCTTATCCAGAAGCAACCAATGTTGCAGGACCTATTGGAGGAATGGAATTCCCGGCACTCACGTTTGATTATTATCAAGTAGGTGGAAAAAACTTGTGGGCTTTACTTTCTCACGAAATTGGTCATAGTTGGTATCCGATGATTGTGGGCTCAGATGAACGTCGTTTCCCTTTCATGGATGAAGGTTTTAATACGTTTGTAGATATTTATGCACAAGAAGATTTTAATCATGGAGAATTTGCTCCAAAGCGTGATGGTGAATATGCGCCCAAAGGAGGCAATCCTGCAGATGAAATTATTCCTGTAATAAGAGCGCTTCAAAATGGCCCAACATTGATGACACCTCCTGATTGGATGGATTATAAATATGTGCATCCCCTAGCCTATTTTAAAACTGCGTTTGGCCTGGTTTTATTGAGAGATATTGTATTAGGAAAAGATAGATTTGATTATGCATTTCGCAATTATACAAAGAACTGGGCATTTAAACATCCCTCTCCTATTGACTTTTTCCGTTCGATGGATAATGCCGCAGGTGAGGATTTGAGTTGGTTCTGGCGTGGATGGTTTTACAACAACTGGCAACTGGATCAAGCCATAACCACTGTAAAATATATAGATGATAATGTTAATAATGGAGCACTTATTTCTATTGAGAATAAAGAAAAATTACCAATGCCTGTATCTGTTGAAATAAAAGAGGCAAATGGAAAAACACAAATACTAAAATTACCGGTGGAAATCTGGCAAAGAGGCGCTGATTGGACTTTTCATGCCCCAACTACTTCTAAAATTATATCTGTTACTCTGGATCCTAATCATCAGTTGCCAGATATAGATAGAAGTAATAATGTTTGGAAGCCCTCTTAAAAATTTGATTATAGATCAGTGTTATCCGGTAAAATAAAAAATAAAGCAAGATTAAAAATAAAGGACGAACAAGTAGCCGCGCCCAGAAAGGTTAGATTTGTATTGCAAAATAACAACTTAACCATGAGCAAAAGTAGTCAATTTCCTGATAGCCGCTTGAGCACAAAGGATCTGAATAGATTATACCTATTAGATTCAACGACTAGTAGTCTATTTAGGGCAATTTGAGAGGTGTTGTGTTGTTCGCAATCCTATAAATGGTAAGAATAAAGGAAGGATAAAAGAAGGATAAAGTCTCCTACAATTATAAAGACTAGAGAGCATGTCCCTTGTTTACTAAGATTTAGTGCTGCGGCCAAAACAAACACGATCAAAACCACCTTTCAACCTTATATAGCCTTCCTGGAGCCTCCATCCTTACATTTGATAAGGGGTATGTGGATTCTGGCGAATATAACAATGGTTATAGATATAACTTTCTCAAATTTTTTAAAATTGGACGAATCATAAAAAAAACTTTCCAACTT
The Arachidicoccus soli DNA segment above includes these coding regions:
- a CDS encoding type II toxin-antitoxin system mRNA interferase toxin, RelE/StbE family, encoding MKNGTGHISFPGGEYSNCWECHVKSDLLIIWREFEEELIIELVRAGTHSDLFG
- a CDS encoding Fic family protein, whose product is MMKEISELVQKYRDLDLHQVKDYDLFNNISIVHHSSIIEGSTLTQTDSELLITEGITPKGKPLEHSLMVKDHYEALLFTLALAGKGGELKVTDVQEINAKVNKSTGSIINTALGSVDVSKGEFRKSNVKAGDHYFVNYDKVVPLTNTLIKELSEQMSNVQSIPEILQLSFDAHFQLVSIHPIIDGNGRTSRLLMNYIQERFKLPLAIVFSEDKADYINALKDSRKLEDIQPFYEFMFEQYRKYLDNEISKAQEIKKKEYLSKNRNRGISFIF
- a CDS encoding ribbon-helix-helix protein, CopG family, which translates into the protein MNTNEAKKATSIRLKAGLYERIERMAKKEHRSITNLIELSLEKVFNYNVPNRETIEAIEELDRGEGLHFKSVEELFESI
- the mgrA gene encoding L-glyceraldehyde 3-phosphate reductase; the protein is MDRYSTMQYRRCGKSGLKLPAVSLGLWHNFGLVDVYENFRTTLHTAFDNGITHFDLANNYGPPPGSAEENFGKLLHNDFSQHRDEMIISSKAGYTMWDGPYGDWGSKKYLVASLDQSLKRMGLEYVDIFYHHRPDPETPLYETMSALDLIVRQGKALYVGISNYKPKEAAEAFKILRELGTPCIIHQPKYSMYERWVEDGLLDLLEEEGVGCIPFSPLAQGLLTNKYLHGIPADSRAAKEHGFLKKEAITEERVTQLKKLNNIAESRGQSLAQMALSWILKDPRVTSVLVGASSSIQLLDSLKCLNDLHFEEDTLQEIENILK
- a CDS encoding SprT-like domain-containing protein; this translates as MFNSELPDILINLARKKNAAGFFAYGRWIDEIGSIVHEIAINPDTFKHSMDIDFHQTLVHEMCHLWQYSFEKPSRRGYHNKEFADKMKEVGLMPSSTGRPDGNEVGQNMSDYPIKGGRFELSFKEITNNTIFRIKLPYEPNSAYQSQYVQMGSESINQDETNEPKERQKNKIAYSCKCGFTVWGKPNLYIIVRLP
- a CDS encoding M1 family metallopeptidase, with amino-acid sequence MRKLSFVVFTAILAHAAIAQNYDAHKAFAPIFYTSNGNEFRSADGAPGGSYWQNRVNYHVNVSFDTSANILKGTANIDYINNSPDKLQFLWLELDQNADMEDARGLSEMNPGIKASSEKGFKFSSISILKDGKWKPVDYIIDGTRMQLRLKDAIDGNGKALKIKIEYSFKLLKSSAGDRAGILETKNGKIYELAYWFPRMCVYDDLLGWNTLPFIGGGEFYMEYGDIDYTVTAPSGLIAVGSGELLNGKEIWNDKILKNLARAKSSEKTVVIRSLEDVKNSSSPTRKTSGDVTWHFTMKNTRDVAFALSKAFMWDGAKMDLLHGKTAFAQSVYPQESVEGKSEWNRATEYLKASVEDFSRRWFEYPYPEATNVAGPIGGMEFPALTFDYYQVGGKNLWALLSHEIGHSWYPMIVGSDERRFPFMDEGFNTFVDIYAQEDFNHGEFAPKRDGEYAPKGGNPADEIIPVIRALQNGPTLMTPPDWMDYKYVHPLAYFKTAFGLVLLRDIVLGKDRFDYAFRNYTKNWAFKHPSPIDFFRSMDNAAGEDLSWFWRGWFYNNWQLDQAITTVKYIDDNVNNGALISIENKEKLPMPVSVEIKEANGKTQILKLPVEIWQRGADWTFHAPTTSKIISVTLDPNHQLPDIDRSNNVWKPS
- a CDS encoding transposase, which translates into the protein MAFIRKIKKGGAVYLAKVESYREDGKVKQRVLEYVGKEENGVPVHKVDINKLEVSNAKQYADISILYQLARELKFNYLLGKHHKPIIALLIAHLLCKTSVLKMGKWIEDSTIKEVLGLEELTTEKLYRSLDHLEDCDFEIVEHSIYEYWQKLCPKDNESFVLDVTDTYYNGKHDDSAPRKGKEGKVSKLIQIGLGVSFENGFPIFHKVYNGSISNIKVLEDMMRIMAQRGIKTIIMDRGFYSEANVKDLHKLNIEMIVGVKQSIGIKKNVLANVDKADIYSSKHQVILKGTIVYVKEVEFLFGKLIVIYNPKYEVLKKDKMLADGATDAEVKYVGFSLIFHNTKLKPGAVVRKYFEKDIVEKSFQTMKGDVQLHPIRLWLPGRVNAHVKLCYLSMCLLSLIKYRCSKLDLQPGEVLAQLKQIYKVNLKHSQNGKEFTKVVTLTSLQKNILKTLKCSV